The following coding sequences are from one Novosphingobium sp. KACC 22771 window:
- a CDS encoding DEAD/DEAH box helicase, with product MSFADLGLSDELLQSVTAAGYDTPTPIQAQAIPSVLMMRDLIGIAQTGTGKTASFVLPMIDILAHGRRRALMPRSLILEPTRELAAQVAENFEKYGKNHDLKMALLIGGVQMGDQVKALSEGVDVLIATPGRLMDLFERGKILLTGCNLLVIDEADRMLDMGFIPDIETICSKLPAQRQTLLFSATMPPPIKKLADRFLSNPKYIEVARPASNNTSIAQHKVKCGPKQKREVLRHLLRHDNVSTAIIFANKKTTVRELAKSLKRHGFSAGEIHGDMDQSSRIAELDRFKDGSINILCASDVAARGLDVKGVSHVFNFDTPWHPDDYVHRIGRTGRGGATGRAFTIYCDADLEAIQNVEKLTGGPIPEIKLDIDPKAEKAEEKAEKAAHKPRDRKAPDRAAREERPAREARPAREERPRREERAQQEERSPREERAPRREHRQDNRHEERGRGRWRDNDPPSKVGEWNGPIPEFLGVSALG from the coding sequence ATGAGTTTCGCCGATCTCGGCCTCTCCGACGAATTGCTGCAAAGCGTTACCGCTGCCGGCTATGACACGCCCACGCCGATCCAGGCGCAGGCGATCCCCTCCGTGCTGATGATGCGCGACCTTATCGGCATTGCGCAAACCGGCACCGGCAAAACCGCCAGTTTCGTGCTGCCGATGATCGACATTCTTGCGCATGGCCGCCGCCGCGCGCTGATGCCGCGCAGCCTGATCCTTGAGCCGACACGCGAATTGGCCGCGCAGGTGGCCGAGAATTTTGAGAAATATGGCAAGAACCATGATCTCAAGATGGCGCTGCTGATCGGCGGGGTCCAGATGGGCGATCAGGTCAAGGCCCTGTCCGAGGGCGTCGACGTGCTTATCGCCACACCGGGCCGGTTGATGGACCTGTTCGAGCGGGGCAAGATCCTGCTCACGGGCTGCAACCTGCTGGTGATCGATGAAGCCGACCGCATGCTCGACATGGGTTTTATCCCCGACATTGAGACGATCTGCTCCAAGCTGCCTGCCCAGCGCCAGACGCTCTTGTTCAGCGCGACCATGCCGCCGCCGATCAAGAAGCTGGCCGATCGGTTCCTGAGCAACCCGAAATATATCGAGGTGGCCCGGCCCGCCTCGAACAACACCAGCATCGCCCAGCACAAGGTCAAATGCGGCCCCAAGCAGAAGCGCGAAGTGTTGCGCCATCTTTTGCGTCACGACAATGTCAGCACGGCCATTATCTTTGCCAACAAGAAGACCACCGTGCGCGAATTGGCCAAGAGCCTGAAGCGGCACGGTTTTTCGGCAGGCGAAATCCATGGTGACATGGACCAGTCGAGCCGGATTGCCGAACTGGACCGGTTCAAGGACGGCTCGATCAACATCCTGTGCGCTTCGGACGTCGCCGCGCGCGGGTTGGACGTGAAGGGCGTTTCGCATGTCTTCAATTTCGACACGCCTTGGCACCCGGATGATTACGTCCACCGCATCGGCCGCACCGGTCGTGGCGGGGCCACGGGTCGCGCATTTACGATCTATTGCGACGCCGATCTGGAGGCGATCCAGAACGTCGAAAAACTGACCGGCGGGCCGATCCCGGAAATCAAGCTGGACATCGACCCCAAGGCCGAAAAGGCCGAGGAAAAGGCGGAGAAGGCCGCGCACAAGCCGCGCGACCGCAAGGCGCCGGACCGCGCCGCGCGCGAAGAACGCCCCGCACGAGAAGCACGACCGGCCCGCGAAGAGCGTCCGCGCCGTGAGGAACGCGCGCAGCAGGAAGAGCGCAGCCCCCGCGAGGAACGCGCGCCCCGTCGCGAGCATCGCCAGGACAATCGCCATGAAGAACGTGGCCGTGGTCGCTGGCGCGACAATGATCCGCCGTCCAAGGTGGGCGAATGGAACGGGCCGATCCCTGAATTTCTGGGCGTCTCTGCGCTGGGATGA
- a CDS encoding LacI family DNA-binding transcriptional regulator — protein sequence MGEDDRQETAKLHPTDEAGVLIDAAKAKKRYRVTSFDVAAEAGVSQSTVSRALAGDPVVSEATRARVAAAAAKLNYHVDENAARLRTGRTGTLAVVVICRPDEDIKNFNPFHFALLGSVCAAASRRRHETIVSFQGASDHLWGLYQEQRKADGLIVIGTSENWDAWDYFHSIAAEGAHLVCWGSPHEDLDWVRSDNIGGARMATQHLIDSGYRNIVCIASETSAQRQFKERYEGYAELLREQGMEPRLITFEEGMSRDEQGRRAAVELIRSGVPFDAIFACCDEMALGALRVLREQGISVPEQVGLIGFDGIRAGAHSAPPLSSVEPDFQTAGEVLVDRLLSVIAGTPGEKKRVPVRLLPRGSSRR from the coding sequence ATGGGGGAAGATGATCGCCAGGAAACCGCCAAGCTCCACCCGACCGATGAGGCCGGGGTGCTGATCGACGCCGCCAAGGCGAAGAAGCGCTATCGCGTCACCTCCTTCGATGTGGCCGCCGAGGCAGGCGTGAGCCAATCCACCGTCAGCCGCGCCTTGGCCGGAGATCCGGTGGTGAGCGAGGCGACGCGCGCGCGCGTGGCCGCCGCCGCGGCCAAGCTGAACTATCATGTGGACGAGAACGCTGCCCGCCTGCGCACCGGCCGGACGGGCACTCTGGCGGTGGTGGTAATCTGTCGCCCCGACGAAGATATCAAGAATTTCAACCCTTTCCACTTCGCGCTTTTGGGAAGCGTCTGCGCGGCGGCATCGCGGCGGCGGCATGAAACGATCGTTTCGTTTCAGGGTGCCTCGGATCATCTGTGGGGCCTGTATCAGGAGCAGCGCAAGGCCGACGGATTGATCGTCATCGGCACCAGCGAGAATTGGGATGCGTGGGACTATTTCCACTCCATCGCGGCGGAGGGTGCGCATCTGGTCTGTTGGGGCAGCCCGCACGAGGACCTCGACTGGGTGCGGTCGGACAATATCGGCGGGGCGCGGATGGCGACCCAGCATCTGATCGATTCGGGCTATCGCAACATCGTCTGCATTGCCTCGGAAACCTCGGCCCAGCGCCAGTTCAAGGAGCGCTATGAGGGCTATGCCGAATTGCTGCGCGAACAGGGCATGGAGCCGCGCCTGATCACCTTTGAGGAAGGCATGAGCCGCGACGAACAGGGGCGCCGCGCGGCGGTCGAACTGATCCGGTCGGGCGTGCCTTTCGATGCGATCTTTGCGTGCTGCGACGAAATGGCGCTGGGCGCGCTGCGTGTGCTACGCGAACAGGGGATTTCGGTGCCCGAACAGGTCGGCCTGATCGGATTTGACGGCATCCGCGCGGGCGCGCATTCGGCCCCTCCCCTCTCCTCGGTCGAGCCGGATTTCCAGACGGCGGGCGAAGTGTTGGTGGACCGGTTGCTCTCGGTGATCGCGGGTACGCCGGGGGAAAAGAAGCGCGTGCCGGTGCGCTTGTTGCCGCGTGGAAGCAGCCGACGTTGA